ATAAAAATTAAGTATATTTTTATTGACTACAGGGTGCTTTACCTTCAGTTTAGATATTTCGTGAATAGGTATATTAAAATTATTTAGATACGATATAAAAACTTCCGAAGTAAAGCCTATTTCGTCAGAAATAATAATAATATCTCCATTATTTGGATTATTCTTTGCATTACAGATTTGAGTTCCTATTCCTGTTACATCAACCCATCCGTTTTTTTCTGAATTATTTAAATCGCCTCCTGTATATTTTGCTTCATAATACTCGGTAGCGCTAATTATACCATAAAATAAATCTTCGAGTTGTTTATCTTCAGTTTCTGGACTTATTCCTATCGATGATAAAATTAACTTAGGTTTAGAACCAGATGAAATTAAATCACTTACAGTTGCAGTTACTGCTTTCCAACCTATATCATAATAATCCATAAAAGAGAAAAAATAAGATAACTGAAACCCATCTATTTTATAAGTAAAACCGTCTTCTGTGTAAACATCATAAAATACATTACTACCTAAAAATTTCGATAATTTTCTTTTTATAAAGTCATGCTCCCCTATATCTTTTAACTTCATACAAACTCCCCGAAGCCGCCGGCGGGATTTGAACCCGCGACCGCCGGCTTTCTTGACTTAAACCTTACGAGGCCGGCGCTCTACCAGCTGAGCTACGGCGGCATTTATGAATTGGTATTCTGAATTTTTAAATTATATCCTTCTTTTAACTTTTCATAGTACTTAATAGCTCTCTGTATTAAATAATCTGTTTTCCCTAGGTAATTATTAGGATCTAGGATCTTTTTAATTTCGTTAATTGTAAAATATTTTTTAATTATATCATTTTCCATCGCTTCTTCCAGTAACGAGCGTCCATTATTCTCAGCATCTCTAGAAAGTTTCATAGATAGTTCATGGGCAATATGTCTAGGCATACCTTTTAATGTTAGATTAATCATTAAGCTTTCAGCCATGACAAGACCTTTAGTTATTTCTATATTTTTCTTCATGTTTTCAGGATAAATTATTAAATTATGTAGTAATGATATTGTACTATCCAACATTTCATCAATTATTAGGAAAGTGTGAGAAAATACTATACGTTCTGACGAGCTGTTAGTTAAATCTCTCTCATGCCATAAAGGTATATTCTCCAATTCTGTCAAACATAGTCCTCTAATAACTTTAGCTAATCCACTTATCTTTTCTGCAGTTACAGGATTTTCTTTATGCGGCATTGTGCTGCTTCCTACTCTGTTTCCTACACCTTCACTTATTTCCCTTATTTCTGGTCTCATTAGTTCTCTGACTTCTAATGCAAACCTATCCAATTGCGATGCGAGAATTGCCAAATCTGAAATAATTTCAGCAAAACCATCTCTAGGAGCAACTTGTGTGGAAATTTCGTGAGGTAACAAACCCAGTTTCTGCATAACCTTTCCTTCAATTATATCTCCTTTATCACCCCATGCAGCCATAGTTCCTACAGCACCGGCAAACTTACCTTTTATAAGTCTTTTTTCGGTATCTTTTATTCTCTCTAAAGACCTAGAGATATCATAAAGATAGTTTGCAAATTTAAATCCTAAAGTTATTGGTAACGCATGCTGACCGTGGGTTCTCCCTATCATAATAACATCTTTATATTTTATCGACATTTGAGAAAGAATATCGAGAATCTGTAATAATTTCCTTTCAAGGATATTTAATGCATCTCTAAACATTAAAGCATATGCAGTATCGACTATATCATAACTTGTAGCACCAAAATGGAGAAATCTACCACTTTCTCCCGCTTTGTCTGCTAGCCATACAACCATAGCCATTACATCATGTCCTAGTTTCTCTTCTAACTTATCTATCTCATTTAGGTCTATATTCTCTGAAACTTTTTCTACAGTATTTATATCTTTTTGTGAAACATGTCCTAAGTCTTTTAAAGCGTAAAGTAATGCTATTTCTACTTGTATCCTATACCTTATTATACCCTCCCTAGAGAAAATCTTCCTCATTTCATTGCTTCCATATCTCCAGTCTAAAGGACAAATACTCATCTAAATCTACTTAAAATCAAACTTAATATCTTTATTTACTAGTATTAGCCGAAATGATAATTAGCACTCTGGGAAGTCATTCTTCTTTACAGATTCTACATGGAGCAAAAAAGGATGGATTTAAGACAGCTGTGGTAAGCGATAAGAATAGAGAAAATTTCTATAGAAGATTTAGTTTTATAGATGAAATAAGAAGCTACGATAACTTAGATAAGGCAGTAGATTTAATAAATAAAAACGATGAAGAGACAATATTCATACCTCATGGAAGCCTTATAGAATATTTAGGAATGGACAGAGTGAAAAAGATTAGGACTCCGATATTCGGGAACAGGAATTTGTTTGAATGGGAGTCAAATCAGCATAAAAAAATGAGCTTACTAAAGATGGCTGAAATAAAAATTCCAGAATCTTTTGAAAGTCCTGAAGATGTGGATAGACTTGTAATAGTAAAGCTTCCTGGAGCTAAAGGAGGAAAAGGATATTTCATTGCAAAAAATAAGGAGGAAGTAAAAGAAGGGCTTAGCAAATTACTTTCTGCTAAGCTTATTAAATCAGCAGATGAGGTAATAATCCAAGAGTATATAATAGGCATCCCAATGTATTTTCAATTCTTTTATAGTCCTGTTTTTAAAAGAGTAGAAATAACTGGAATGGACCTCAGATATGAGAGTAATGTAGACGGCCTAAGGAGATTGCCCACAAATGTTATAGACGTAGAGCCAACTTTTGTAGTTGCAGGAAATATTCCGGTTGTAGCTAGAGAAAGTCTATTACCTAAAGCATTCGAATATGCGGAAAATTTTGTGAATGCAGTAAATGAACGTATTCCTCCAGGTATGATAGGACCATTCTGCCTAGAGTCTGTGGTTACAGACAATTTAGACATTGTAGTGTTTGAGTTTTCCGGAAGAATAGTTGCTGGCACAAACTTATATGTAGAAGGAAGTCCATATAGCTGGCTTTATTGGGATGAGCCTATGAGCGTAGGTAGAAGGATTGCGAGAGAAATTAAAATAGCTAAGCTTGAAAATAAACTTGGTGAAATCACAACTTGATAAAGATAGCTGCCTTAGCAAGTCATTCAGCATTGGACGTATTTGATGGTGCTAAGGACGAAGGGTTTAATACTATTGCATTGTGCAAGAAAGGAAGAGAAAGACCATATTTAGAATTCAAAAGAATAGTTGATGAGTGCGTTTTATTAAATGATTTTAAGGAGATACCTACAGAAAACGTTCAGCAAAAACTACTTAACGAAAACGCTATTATTGTACCAAATAGAAGCCTTGCAGTTTACGTGGGCTATGACAACTTAGAGAATATGAAAGTAAAATTTTTTGGAAATAGAAAAATGCTTAGATGGGAAGAAAGAAAAGGAGAGAAGAATTATTACAAATTACTTGATGAAGCAAAAATCAGAAGGCCTAGAATTTATAGGCCGGATAATATAGATTCTGCTGTTATAGTTAAGCTTCCTGAATCTAAAAGACGTGTAGAGAGAGGATTCTTTTTTGCAAAAAATAAGGAAGATTTCGATAAGAAGCTGGACGAAGCAAAAAAAGACGGAATAATAGATGAAGAAAGTATAAAGGAAATGGTTATAGAGGAATTCATCTTAGGAGCATATTTTAATGTTAATTACTTCTATAGTCCAATTTTTAATAGAACAGAAATTATTAGCATAGATAGGAGAATACAAAGCGATTGGGACGAATTCTACAAACTGCCTGCCGATATTCAGCTTAGCCTAAATAGAACTCCCAGACTTATAGAAGTTGGCCATGAACCTGCAACAATAAGAGAAAGCTTGCTGGAAAAGTTATTCAATATAGGATATTCGTTTGTAGAAGCTACGCAAAAACTTGAGCCCCCAGGGATAATAGGGGCTTTTACATTACAACTCTCTGTAACCCCAGATTTAGACGTAGTAGTTTTTGACGTAGCGCCTAGAATAGGCGGAGGAACTAATGCTTATATGGGCATAGGTAGTCAGTATTCAAAACTATATTTCGGTAAACCAATAAGTCTAGGTAGAAGAATAGCTGTAGAAATCAAAGAAGCAATGAATAAATCCCTAGAAGAGAAGGTTATTTTTTAATTATAATTAAACGTAAATACACATTATTTAAAAGAAGTAAGAGTATGTATTGATAATTACAGATTATCGTTAGAGAATTTTTTATACCTTGAGAGCAGATTTAACAAAACGGTGCTAAATGCTTAATATTCTTGTCGGAGGATTCTATGGAGATGAAGGAAAGGGTAAAATAGCGTCTTATTTATCACTTAAGGATTCCCCTAGTATTGCTGTAAGAACTG
This genomic interval from Acidianus sp. HS-5 contains the following:
- a CDS encoding AIR synthase related protein, producing MKLKDIGEHDFIKRKLSKFLGSNVFYDVYTEDGFTYKIDGFQLSYFFSFMDYYDIGWKAVTATVSDLISSGSKPKLILSSIGISPETEDKQLEDLFYGIISATEYYEAKYTGGDLNNSEKNGWVDVTGIGTQICNAKNNPNNGDIIIISDEIGFTSEVFISYLNNFNIPIHEISKLKVKHPVVNKNILNFYREFCSYIISSTDISDGLLISLQNLSSRLNYSILIDDFNINPDIYENLHKYGYKIDDVLKYSGEEFSSLFVVKREKAQEIVNWLNYYNFSPKIIGKLGKRDRNEIKYKDNTLNVSGWDNFKGWY
- the purB gene encoding adenylosuccinate lyase; amino-acid sequence: MSICPLDWRYGSNEMRKIFSREGIIRYRIQVEIALLYALKDLGHVSQKDINTVEKVSENIDLNEIDKLEEKLGHDVMAMVVWLADKAGESGRFLHFGATSYDIVDTAYALMFRDALNILERKLLQILDILSQMSIKYKDVIMIGRTHGQHALPITLGFKFANYLYDISRSLERIKDTEKRLIKGKFAGAVGTMAAWGDKGDIIEGKVMQKLGLLPHEISTQVAPRDGFAEIISDLAILASQLDRFALEVRELMRPEIREISEGVGNRVGSSTMPHKENPVTAEKISGLAKVIRGLCLTELENIPLWHERDLTNSSSERIVFSHTFLIIDEMLDSTISLLHNLIIYPENMKKNIEITKGLVMAESLMINLTLKGMPRHIAHELSMKLSRDAENNGRSLLEEAMENDIIKKYFTINEIKKILDPNNYLGKTDYLIQRAIKYYEKLKEGYNLKIQNTNS
- a CDS encoding formate--phosphoribosylaminoimidazolecarboxamide ligase produces the protein MIISTLGSHSSLQILHGAKKDGFKTAVVSDKNRENFYRRFSFIDEIRSYDNLDKAVDLINKNDEETIFIPHGSLIEYLGMDRVKKIRTPIFGNRNLFEWESNQHKKMSLLKMAEIKIPESFESPEDVDRLVIVKLPGAKGGKGYFIAKNKEEVKEGLSKLLSAKLIKSADEVIIQEYIIGIPMYFQFFYSPVFKRVEITGMDLRYESNVDGLRRLPTNVIDVEPTFVVAGNIPVVARESLLPKAFEYAENFVNAVNERIPPGMIGPFCLESVVTDNLDIVVFEFSGRIVAGTNLYVEGSPYSWLYWDEPMSVGRRIAREIKIAKLENKLGEITT
- a CDS encoding formate--phosphoribosylaminoimidazolecarboxamide ligase family protein, producing MIKIAALASHSALDVFDGAKDEGFNTIALCKKGRERPYLEFKRIVDECVLLNDFKEIPTENVQQKLLNENAIIVPNRSLAVYVGYDNLENMKVKFFGNRKMLRWEERKGEKNYYKLLDEAKIRRPRIYRPDNIDSAVIVKLPESKRRVERGFFFAKNKEDFDKKLDEAKKDGIIDEESIKEMVIEEFILGAYFNVNYFYSPIFNRTEIISIDRRIQSDWDEFYKLPADIQLSLNRTPRLIEVGHEPATIRESLLEKLFNIGYSFVEATQKLEPPGIIGAFTLQLSVTPDLDVVVFDVAPRIGGGTNAYMGIGSQYSKLYFGKPISLGRRIAVEIKEAMNKSLEEKVIF